The Macaca fascicularis isolate 582-1 chromosome 1, T2T-MFA8v1.1 genome includes a window with the following:
- the LOC123572889 gene encoding olfactory receptor 2AJ1-like, with translation MSCEQQNLVKKQSKFMMGHQNDTFSSDFILLGVFSSSPTSLVFFSFMFVIFIMSVTENTLMILLIRSDSRLHTPMYFLLSHLSFMDILHVSNIVPKMVTDFLSGSRTISLAGCGFQVFLSLTLLGGECLLLAAMSYDRYVAICHPLRYPTLMKEYASTLMAGGSWLIGVFNSTVHTAYALQFPFCGSRAIDHFFCEVPAMLKLSCADTTNYERGVYVSAVLFLVIPAFLISASYGQIILTVLQMKSSEARKKSFSTCSFHMIVVMMYYGPFIFTYMRPKSHHTPGQDKFLAIFYTILTPTLNPLIYSFRNKDVLAVMKNMLKRKFLHKK, from the coding sequence gttaaaaaacaaagcaaattcaTGATGGGCCATCAGAATGACACTTTCAGCAGCGATTTCATACTTTTGGGAGTGTTCTCTTCTTCCCCAACAAGTCtggttttcttctcatttatGTTTGTCATTTTCATTATGAGTGTAACAGAAAATACACTCATGATCCTCCTCATTCGCAGTGACTCACGACTCCACACTCCAATGTATTTTCTGCTCAGCCATCTCTCCTTTATGGATATCTTGCATGTTTCCAACATCGTTCCCAAAATGGTCACTGACTTCCTGTCAGGCAGCAGAACTATTTCACTTGCAGGTTGTGGGTTCCAGGTGTTTCTGTCCCTCACCCTCCTGGGTGGTGAGTGCCTTCTCCTGGCTGCAATGTCCTATGATCGCTATGTGGCCATCTGTCACCCACTGCGCTATCCGACTCTAATGAAGGAGTATGCCAGCACTCTCATGGCTGGAGGCTCCTGGCTCATTGGGGTTTTCAACTCCACAGTCCACACAGCTTACGCACTGCAGTTTCCCTTCTGCGGCTCTAGGGCAATCGATCACTTTTTCTGTGAAGTCCCTGCCATGTTGAAGTTGTCCTGTGCAGACACAACAAACTATGAACGAGGGGTTTATGTAAGTGCTGTGTTATTCCTGGTGATCCCTGCCTTCTTGATCTCTGCTTCTTATGGCCAAATTATTCTTACTGTCCTCCAGATGAAATCATCAGAGGCaagaaaaaagtcattttccACTTGTTCCTTCCACATGATTGTGGTCATGATGTACTATGggccatttatttttacatatatgagACCTAAATCACACCACACTCCAGGCCAGGATAAGTTCCTGGCAATATTCTATACGATCCTCACACCCACACTCAACCCGTTAATCTACAGCTTTAGGAATAAAGATGTTCTGGCGGTGATGAAAAATATGCTCAAAAGGAAGTTTCTGCATAAAAAATGA